CAATCACATCATGGGGGTGTTGTGATTactaaataagattttaaaatgtaaagtgcttagaacggTATCCAGTACATTATAAAAggtgactagggcttccctggtggcgcagtggttgagagtctgcctgccgatgcaggggacacgggttcgtgccccagtccgggaggatcccacatgccgcggagcggctgggcccatgagccatggccgctgagcctgcgcgtccggaacctgtgctccgcaacgggagaggccacaaccgtgagaggcgcgcatacagcagaaaaaaaggtgactaaatgacagtgaaaatagaaaaagtgGTAGTTGCATtttcaataacaataataagagtaataataacaatagtaataataatgattattatgaTAATAAATGTTCAGTTCACAATGCCTGTGATTATCTAAGTTCCAGTAAGCAGAAACAGAATAACCTTGTACGTTTGTTACCTGCTTCACCTTCAGCAAAGGAGAGGATAAATTTGTCGTATGTGCTGATCAACCCTGGGAAGGCACAGGACTCAGTGTTGCCCAGGCAAATGTCCTGTTTCTCCATTTCTTGGTTTTTCTATCTTCCTGCAAAGCCATAAGTCGACTAGATGAAAAGCAAAACCTTATATTTTAGGAATCCATATTTCCACCCTGCAGGATATTTTTTCCTCCTAGAATCAAGGAATCCTTGACTATCAGGAGTGAGTCTCCCATAGGAGACCAATAACTAGCTTCCCTCAGGAATCAAAAAAGCTGCTGCAGAGATATTTCGGTCACCCACTTGCCCTAGATGGGTAAGTTCACTTGCTATTATAAGAggagcttggtgctctgtgaagGTTGCACCACTACAAAAGACTAATCTAATTTTTTATTAACTGGTTAGTTGCTCAACACCTCTAAGCCTCTATAAAATCTATCAAACTATAAAATGGGGGATGGTAAGAGAATTTACCATAGGCAAGCATTGTGaatgttaaataagataatatatataaatatctcactaagtgtctggcatatagtgaGGGCTCAAAACCCAGTAGCTGGGGCTCAGCCTTACTCTCCGCTCTACAAGAACTCTCAGTCCCTTCCTTCGGGCAACCACACAGGAGTCAGTCTATCACTTCTTCATGCTCTTTTCAATCCCCTAACCTGTCTATATGGGAAGAGAGAGACAaggcagaaaggaaaaggaaaaaaggcagcATGGTAGAGTGAAAGAGCAGGAGTGTGGGGTCAGTTAGAACTGAGCCGTTCATCTGACCAGGCATCAGTAACTTAACGGCCTTGCGTCACAGCTTCCTGCAAAGATGAGAATTCCCATGTTCATGGTAAAGGACCTGGGATCTAATGGTCACGCAATAATCAGAGGCtgctattatatttaatatactaaTATTATCTAAAATCATTTCTCAAACCCTTACGGCTGCCGGCCTTTGCTTAGCCTCTGTAAACTCAAGCAAGCATGGTTCCAGGCATAACTGTAAGGTGGGTGGCTGTAGCCATGAAGAAGCCATGGACTCAAGAAGCTAACTTGGGTTAACCTCAGTAATCAACAATGACTCCTTTATCATCATTATAAGCTAGTAGGTCTAAACCCAGGAAAGTTCTCCTGTATCATCTCAGAGGACTGATGGGCAACATTTTGAAACACAGTACACAGCTGCAGATTCTCGTGGGTATGCCTCACCTCTCCGATTTGGGATCAGCTTTGCTGGGATCTGCTCGAGAAAGCTTCATCTCACTAATCCGAATCTTTTCGACCCTCTTCTTGCCCAGGcatgaataataaatatagaaCTTGCGGTTGCGGTGGAATTGGGGATGAAAAGCCAACCCCAGGAAGCCTCTCTCATCCCCCATCCAGGGAGTGATTAGCACGATGCTCTTGAGGTCCAGGAAGGGTTGCTCCAGGCGACTCCCATCAGGCAGATAGACCCCCACCTGCTCGGCCACGAAGAGGCGACGGGTGCCGTCCCCAGCGTGGACCATGGAGACCGGGTTCCTCAGCCCGCTGGCCACAGGCAGCCCCGAGGGTTCTCGGCCACCACACCCAGGTTGCGGTTGAGATGGTCACTCCTCAAGACGTTAGGGAAGCAGTGGTCCTTGTCGGGAAGGTTGAGGAGCCATTAGAAGCGCGCACCATCCTTTTCATGGGATTCCTGGAGGCGGCGGTCATTGGTGAGCAGAGCAGGGAGACTGCAGAGCGGCAGTTAGAGTGGAATGCAGAGCAGTAGTCAGAGCAGAGGTCGGGAAGGTTCCGGAGGGGCGTCCGCGGGTTCTCAGCATCATAGCGGTGGGCTGCGCAGGGCAAGCACTCCTGGAAAAGAAGAGGCAGCTCAGCCCCAGCGGGCAGACGGACCACAGTGGAGCTGGAACCAGTTTCTGAGCAAACAGTGGGAAAAAAGATCTGGGAAAGAACCAGGATTCTGGAGCTCCTGTTACCAACTACTGGTAAAGTTCCTCTCTGGGACCCAAATTTTCTACCCAGTTAATGCTTctgaaaagcagaaaggaaaaaaaaaaatcctcacctTCACTACACCATCTCTAGCATTTTAAGTTCATTCTTGACATATAGAGTTTTATTAAACGatcaattttttctaaaaaagagaGAGTACCAAATGTCTCCATCTTTCCCTTTATCCTAAATGCTGTGTCTGTaagatttgatttctttttgcacATCTGAAGCAATGTGGTGAGGGTTTCACATTTGTTGAATCTCAGTGTTGGATTCGTAGTgttaattacttaattttctgTGCTTTTCCGTATGTtcaaaatattgtataatttaaaaataaaatgatcaaaatgaaCACACTACATCATTCCCAGGGATTAGGCATCTAGCAATTTCTtcccttatttattaaaaatattgaagtgTTTAATATACAAAACACCATGCTGGGAGCCACACAAATTTAAATTGTGGCTATGGGGCCATATGACTGCTCTTCACAAACATACAAGGACTGTGAACCAAAGGAATATCTGCTTCTTGGGCCTCCCTAAACTATAGCGTTTTCTAGGAGGAAAATAGAATATTGTGGGCAGACAACCAACTCTCAATAGTGACGAAAGGCAGAGGCAAGTGAGATGAGGAAAGTAAGAAAGACCAATTTAAAGGGGGTAGTTTGGGGCTGTGGAGTAGGGCAGGGTCCTCTGGCCCAGAACCCGCTTCTGATCACTGATGCCTCCCCCAGGGCCGTCTCATTCATGTCTGTTCTCTCATCACTTTAACAGAGGGACCAGCAGTGTTTCTCAGATATGTTGAGTTCCccattctttcttatttcagCCCTGATTGCAGACTGCAGAGCGACTTCTTGGTTATCagaaagagcagaagaaagagcccagagactCACAGCATCTCTCCCTGGGCTGTTGTCTGCTTCTATTCAGGATACGTGTCAGAGCTGCTGACAAGAAGCCATATGAACCGCTCTGAGTCCCTGGCTGAGCTGTCCACCCCTGGGGAGcagaaagaagagagatggaagacaaaaataaggaTGAAATACCCAGGAGCAAAGGAGGCTGTGGACATATAATCACTACCATGGCACACTCTTATGCAGCAATTTAGAGTCTGCACAGTTGCCTTTACTCAATCAGCTCAGTAACTATCATTTCTCTGTCTTAGAAAATGaaggcccgggcttccctggtggtgcagtggttgagagtccgcctgccgatgcaggggacacgggttcgtgccccagtccgggaagatcccacgtgccgcggagctgctgggcccgtgagccatggccgctgagcctgcgtggctggagcctgtgctccacaacgggagaggccacaacagtgagaggcctgcataccgcaaaaaaaaaaaaaaaaaaagaaaatgaaggccCAGGAAGAGTCTCtattgtgtgccaagcactgtcctcTGCACGGGGGCTATGAGAGTGAGCAAGGTGCAGAAAGGCTCTGTTCTAATGGACCTTACGCTTGCCCCAGGTTAGAGAACCATCGAGTGGATGGGCCAGGGCTGTTGTGACTCTACTTTGGCATGGTGTGATCAAAAGGGCACGAGACTTGGAGCCTGAGCCTCCGGATTTGTGCCCCGACACTGTTTGACCTTCAGTAAGTCCTTTAAAACTCCTgattcctcatcagtaaaatgggggtCCTAGTAGCTGCCTACAGGATCATTGCTGGGAACACACCACGTGTGggggggaagaaagagggagaataAAGTTGTGAATTTTAATAGACACTTGtagcttattcttttttgtttcatttttggtttcgtttttaattttattgaagtatagttggtttacaatgttgtcttaatttctgctgtacagcaaagtgattcagttatacatatatatatattttttcgcattctttcccattatagacATGTGTAGGTTATTCTTATTCCTCAAATTCTTAAAACTGGAGAGCTGTTGAATTTGGCTTTCTGAAACCTCAcccaaaagggaagggggaggcaggagagagggaaggaagagacatTTTTATCAGGGGAATATCTCAGAAATTAAGAGTCTCGGTGCTGCTCATAAGAGCCTAGCTTCTGCCCAGATGGTTTTCCCAGAGTTAATTCTCCAGGAAACAGCCAAGGGGTGGAACCCGAGGTAAGAGAGGACAGCCCGGAGCGATGCCTCACAGGTGGCTGGCTTCTGTGCCAGCCTCTGCTATGTTCCCTTCACTGGGAGTTGGGGTGGCCCGTTGACTCTGGAATCACAGCAGGAGAGCCAAGTAATTGTGCTGACATGCCCAGGCGGGTCTCAGATTAAAGGTCTGCCTGGATTTGCTGTGTCTCACCCCCAGCACATCATGAGAACACTCCTCCTCACAGCAACCTCTTTCACCTGCTCTCCAACAGACTCTCCCCTGTACCCCTGAAGCCCTCTTCCCACAAAGTCAGTGTGTGCAGTCTGCATCCAGCGTGGGTTGGGGCTGAGACCTACTGAGGTGATGTCTGCCAAGCATGTGGGTTTTGGCTACTGGAGAGCCAGGAGAAGCAGAACCTCTGAGTCATTGCCACTCAGCAGCTTGAAGCTCTCCTAGGCCAGGTCTGGAAAGCTGGGGAGAGCCCCCATCATCACACCAGAGACCCCCTGGCACAAATGACCAGGACGAGGGCTGCATCCCCACGGATGCCACCACTTCCTCCATGCGCTCTGTGAGCACCACAGGTGTGTGCTGTGCTCAGCTCTCAGAGCCCTGCAGGGAGGACCCAGACCATGGCTGCCCAGACAGCTCCATGAAGAATACCAATCGCATTCTTCTGGGGCCTGAGAAAGCATCAGGGCCTGCAGAACCCCAGAGGGAGAGCTTTGGGAAACGTGTGGAAACCAAACTCCACCTCAGTGTGTCTGTGCAGAGCCCAAAGCCCCAGGTGGAGGCAGCTGGCAGGTGAGCAAGCTTCTAAAGGGCTTTTAAAACACAAACGTTTTTGTAACTAAGAGAAAAGTCAAGGGGAGGGAGTCCTTAGAATGATCCCTGGGGTACTGTTCAACATCATACCTCGTtgaatgttgctttttaaaacataatacagCATCAGTAATTCATTGGTGGCTGTGCTGATTCCACGGGGTTGTTTGCTCGAAGTTCAGATAATGTCATTGCTCTGGAAGCCTTGGGCGGGAGGAGCTACACTTGGACCAACTTCCGCCAGTGAATCTACAGCCCTGAGGCCTCAGAAATGGGAGGTGACCCTTTACCCTGTGACGTGTAAGAATGAGTGCATCCTCTTGTTCCGTGTAGGACCTGAGAGTACTTTTTGATTGTACTAACGTTTGTCTCAGTTTTCCTTTGCCATGAATAAAAAAATTGAGTCCAAAGGAATGCCtcctttttggaaaataattttaaatgattctgtttacagaattagaactcggcattaaaaaaattaacttggacTTATGAAAACACAAGTCTTCCTACCTACCCAGGACATGTAAATCAGATCTTATTGCTTTGGGCAGAGTGATTACAAAATTAGCAGGGAGAGACTGGCTTGCAGGTCCCATCAGATGTAATGACAGCATGAATTTctcattattaaaatatgtaatatttcagATGGGACTgcataatattttagatataatacCATAATACATGTGGTTATGTAATAATTATGCAGTAATTAATTTTATCATAGATGTCTCAATGTCAGTTCAGTAGGTTTGTATGAGCATGTGTAAAGCATTATGCTGGAAGAGGAATGTTGAACAGAAAACTGATGCACAAAACAAACTTTTTCAAGAAATTTATGCTCTgagaagaaaagttaaaataaatttccaaataatGCAAGGCAGATTATATTAAGATAATAAGGAAGGAGCAAACTGCCAGTGGATTCCAAGGAGGGAGAGATGACATCAGGCTGGAGGGGACAAAGAAAAAAGTCTTAATGAAGGTTGATCAGGGTATTGAGATAAGGTACAGATAGGGAAGAACGGAGGACAAATTTTGACTGTGAGGTGAGCTTAGGAGATAAACCTGGAACCACCAGCTGGGCCAAGACCGAGTATCTGAAATCACTTTAGCTCTCACTTTTGAAGCAGGCAtgatatttcctttaaaaattattgtattaatttgctagggctgccgtaacaaagtaccacaaactgcgAGGCTtcaataacagacatttattgtctcacagttctggaggctggaagtctgagatcaaggtgtcggcagggtgggttccttctgagggccagGAGGGAGAATCTGGCCCCCGTCCCTCCCCTAGGTTTTCAGGGTTTACCAGCAATGTTTTGCATTCCTTAGCTTGTAGAAACATCACCCCAATATCTGTCGTTGTGTTCATACAActttctccctgtgtgcatgtctgtgtccaaatttccccttttataaagACATCAGTCAGATTAGCACTCACTTTAATGGtcttattttaacttgattaacTCTATAAAGATCcaatctccaaataaagtcacattctgaggtactggaggttaggatttcaatgcGTCTTTTTGGGGACACACAATTCATCCCAtatcagttacacacacacacacgtttcctATGgcaagtgccttttttttttttttaaataaatctatttatttatttttggctgcgttgggtcttcgttgctgcacgcgggctttctctagttgcggcgagcgggggctactcttcattgcggtgcgcgggcttctcattgcggtggcttctcttgttgcagagcacgggctctaggcacacgggcttcagtagtggtggcatgcaggctcagtagttgtggctcgtgggctctagggcgcacggacttcagcagttgtggcgcacgggcttagctgctctgcggcatccgggatcttccccagccagggttcgaacctgtgtcccctgcattggcaggcggattcttaaccactgcgccaccagggaagcccattaagtGCCTTTTAAAAACGATATTGTGAGGTTAAGTTCTGGTGTTTATCCTAGAATCAGGTCatggaataaaattgagaaaatataaaaagaaatgctcCAGCTCAGTACTCTTGCATATAGTTTACTGATTTCTCTGGCATCTATCTGCCTTCTCTCACAGTCTGAAAATGAGCAGGCACGTTTAAGCTTAGGGAAAGTATTAACAATTCTTCTCATTTGTATTATGTACTATAGTTTATGAAGTATTTTCTCACTTCATCTCATGTGATCTTCACAATAATTCTATTAGCTAAGCAGGGTAGATATGCCATTACCAATGTATAGACAAGTGGCTTAAGTCTGAGAGGTTTCATGAAACATTTAGGGTCATGCTTTAGGTGACCGCAAAAGATGGCAAGGAAGTTTAGGTGTTCTGAATTACATCCCAGATTTTTCTCATTCCATCATGatgtataaaagtatttttttaaaaagaaagtacacgaacttccctggtagtccagtgggtaagactctgcactcccaatgcaggcagcccaggttcgatccctggttggggaactagatcccacatgcatgccgcaaataagagtccacatgccacaactaagaagcccgcatatggcaacgaaagatcctgcatgctgcaactaagacccagcacaaccaaaataaataaatattaaaataaaaataaaaaagaaagtacagcAATCAATTTTACTTGTCTCCATTCTGTAGGtaaagaaacaatgaaagcaTATGATAAACCCAGGATTCAAACCTAACAGTCTCCTGAGGCCCTACCCTTGGCAGAAATTCACCAAGATTATTACTGCCTATGGGACAGGTGCACTCAGTCCATAGCTTTCataaattttcattcagttctacTCAATATTTAATAAGCCAGAAATTCTGTTAGGTGTTGGTGATATGGAG
The sequence above is drawn from the Tursiops truncatus isolate mTurTru1 chromosome 1, mTurTru1.mat.Y, whole genome shotgun sequence genome and encodes:
- the HHIPL2 gene encoding LOW QUALITY PROTEIN: HHIP-like protein 2 (The sequence of the model RefSeq protein was modified relative to this genomic sequence to represent the inferred CDS: inserted 2 bases in 2 codons; deleted 2 bases in 1 codon; substituted 1 base at 1 genomic stop codon), producing the protein MNETALGEASVIRSGKFGSQRGTLPVVGNRSSRILVLSQIFFPTVCSETGSSSTVVRLPAGAELPLLFQECLPCAAHRYDAENPRTPLRNLPDLCSDYCSAFHSNCRSAVSLLLTNDRRLQESHEKDGARFXWLLNLPDKDHCFPNVLRSDHLNRNLGVVAENPRGCXVASGLRNPVSMVHAGDGTRRLFVAEQVGVYLPDGSRLEQPFLDLKSIVLITPWMGDERGFLGLAFHPQFHRNRKFYIYYSCLGKKRVEKIRISEMKLSRADPSKADPKSESRLMALQEDRKTKKWXKQDICLGNTESCAFPGLISTYDKFILSFAEGEAGELYFLATSYPSAYTLHGSIYKSVDPSRRAPPGKRKYKPVPVKTKSKRVQFRPLAKMVLDLLKKKSEEAARKLSNENLASSPDRTSSQKGSSKKPASPTSSRKTFPRSGAKQRARAWSPGPQGKRRKSPRRPRGRGSQSAQWRRAGRSVPLPLQSR